Proteins encoded together in one Gemmatimonadales bacterium window:
- a CDS encoding helix-turn-helix domain-containing protein, whose product MLLPDSVSPLAVHFLRPPYLAFEPVESPATLDGNALPLGAVLAVDVPDEWAWSAASEWVPRLRRQCPAAPVIVRLRRVPAADASCLRRSAELGVRAVLYEDEPPRETLQPALTDPTSLTDGVEEWLALRGLRAPAAPVRLIVEIFRLAPATPKLRLLVRALGRPERTVRSWFERAGLPGPGAWLAAAHATHAALRLQRERQKPLLTLAVECGYSDHSSLSRQAVRLFGARPGEIRQTLGWEGLLDRWLGRATPGRGRARPAETRT is encoded by the coding sequence ATGCTCCTCCCGGATTCCGTTTCGCCACTAGCGGTCCACTTCCTCCGGCCCCCTTACCTCGCGTTCGAGCCGGTCGAGTCGCCGGCCACGCTCGATGGCAACGCGCTCCCGCTCGGCGCGGTGCTCGCCGTCGATGTGCCCGACGAGTGGGCCTGGTCTGCCGCCTCCGAGTGGGTACCGCGGCTTCGGCGGCAGTGTCCGGCGGCGCCGGTCATCGTGCGGCTCCGCCGCGTTCCGGCCGCCGATGCGTCCTGCCTCCGGCGTTCCGCCGAGCTCGGGGTGCGCGCCGTGCTCTACGAGGACGAGCCTCCGCGCGAAACCCTGCAACCCGCGCTCACCGATCCCACGAGCCTCACCGACGGCGTCGAGGAGTGGCTCGCGCTCCGCGGGCTCCGCGCGCCCGCCGCGCCGGTGCGGCTCATCGTCGAGATCTTCCGCCTCGCGCCGGCCACCCCCAAGCTGCGCCTCCTCGTGCGCGCCCTCGGCCGGCCGGAGCGGACGGTGCGAAGCTGGTTCGAGCGCGCCGGCCTGCCGGGGCCCGGCGCCTGGCTGGCCGCGGCGCACGCGACCCACGCGGCACTCCGGCTCCAGCGCGAACGGCAGAAGCCGCTGCTCACGCTCGCCGTCGAGTGCGGCTACAGCGATCACTCGTCGCTCAGCCGCCAGGCCGTGCGCCTCTTCGGCGCGCGACCCGGCGAGATCAGGCAGACGCTTGGGTGGGAGGGACTGCTGGACCGCTGGCTCGGACGCGCTACGCCAGGTCGAGGCCGAGCGCGTCCAGCAGAAACGCGTACTTGA
- a CDS encoding S9 family peptidase: MALEPPRRASAPAIEAPASAVASPSIDAGVATPHEFDRIAPPPPNAPAPPRAAVRDRVDTRHGDLRVDEYHWLRDREDPAVIAYLEAENEYTRLAMRHTEALQERLYQELVGRIQETDLSVPERLDEWLYYSRVEAGQQYPLFCRKRGSEDAPEEVLLDLNRVAEGHPYCRLGASEVSPDHRYLAYSLDLTGAEQFTLFIKNIETGELGPERIVNTARGVAWANDNRTLFYTVLDDARRPAALWRHRLGSDPALDVLMYHEPDEAFFVDVSRSRSREWLFLEIESHTTSEVRALRADQPEGAFRPVEPRAHGVEYNVAHRGDRFYIVTNDGAENFRLVTAPVSDPGRHNWRELLPHRTDVKLDGVDLFRRYLVAYERRQGLRRIRVIDLEAGGEHEVDFPESAYALNPSGNPEFDTTVLRFVYTSLVTPSMVVDYDMATRTRVVRKQTVVRGGYDATLYRTERVSARAAAGAEVPISLVYRRPLALDGSRPLLLLAYGAYGVSFDPAFSSNFLSLLDRGIVVAIAHVRGGEELGRRWYEDGKLLSKRNTFTDFVAAAEHLIAEGYTSSERLAINGGSAGGLLMGAVTNLRPDLFRAVVAEVPFVDVINTMLDPSLPLTVIEYEEWGNPSDPAYYAYMRSYSPYDNVRAGGYPHMLVTGGLNDPRVAYWEPAKWTARLRARKTNDTKLLLKTNMGAGHAGASGRYNFLREVAFKYAFLLDALGLDLA, translated from the coding sequence ATGGCTCTCGAACCCCCCCGCCGCGCCTCGGCGCCGGCGATCGAAGCCCCCGCCAGCGCCGTCGCGTCTCCGTCGATCGACGCGGGCGTCGCAACCCCGCACGAGTTCGATCGCATTGCCCCACCGCCTCCGAACGCACCCGCGCCCCCGCGCGCCGCGGTCAGGGATCGGGTCGACACCCGCCACGGCGACCTCCGCGTCGACGAGTACCACTGGCTGCGAGACCGCGAGGATCCGGCGGTGATCGCCTATCTCGAGGCCGAGAACGAATACACCCGCCTCGCGATGCGGCATACCGAGGCGCTGCAGGAGCGGCTTTATCAGGAGCTGGTCGGACGGATTCAGGAGACCGACCTCTCGGTGCCCGAACGGCTCGACGAGTGGCTCTACTACAGCCGCGTCGAGGCCGGCCAGCAGTACCCGCTCTTCTGCCGCAAGCGGGGGAGCGAGGATGCGCCCGAGGAAGTGCTCCTCGACCTGAATCGCGTCGCCGAGGGCCATCCCTACTGCCGGCTCGGCGCGAGCGAGGTGAGTCCGGATCACCGCTACCTCGCCTACTCGCTCGACCTCACCGGGGCCGAGCAGTTCACCCTCTTCATCAAGAACATCGAGACCGGCGAGCTCGGGCCTGAGCGGATCGTGAACACGGCGCGCGGCGTGGCATGGGCCAACGACAACCGCACCCTCTTCTATACGGTGCTGGACGACGCCCGCCGCCCCGCCGCGCTCTGGCGGCACCGGCTCGGGAGCGACCCCGCGCTCGACGTCCTGATGTATCACGAGCCGGACGAGGCCTTCTTCGTCGACGTGAGCCGGAGCCGGAGCCGCGAGTGGCTCTTCCTCGAGATCGAGAGCCACACCACGTCCGAGGTGCGCGCGCTCAGGGCCGACCAGCCCGAGGGCGCCTTCCGTCCGGTCGAGCCTCGCGCGCACGGCGTCGAATACAACGTGGCGCACCGGGGCGACCGGTTCTACATCGTGACCAACGACGGCGCCGAGAACTTCCGCCTGGTCACGGCGCCGGTGAGCGATCCGGGCCGCCACAACTGGCGCGAGCTGCTGCCGCATCGCACCGATGTCAAGCTCGACGGAGTCGATCTTTTCCGCCGGTACCTCGTCGCCTACGAGCGCCGGCAGGGGCTCCGCCGCATCCGCGTCATCGATCTCGAGGCCGGCGGCGAGCACGAGGTGGATTTTCCCGAGTCGGCCTACGCGCTCAACCCCTCCGGCAACCCGGAGTTCGACACCACCGTGCTCCGGTTCGTCTATACCTCGCTGGTGACGCCGAGCATGGTGGTGGACTACGACATGGCGACGCGCACGCGGGTGGTCCGGAAGCAGACCGTGGTGCGCGGCGGCTATGACGCCACCCTCTACCGCACCGAGCGCGTGTCCGCCCGCGCGGCCGCCGGCGCCGAGGTGCCGATCTCGCTGGTGTATCGCCGGCCGCTCGCGCTCGACGGCAGCCGCCCGCTTCTGCTCCTCGCCTACGGCGCATACGGCGTGAGCTTCGACCCGGCGTTCTCCTCCAATTTCCTGAGCCTGCTCGACCGCGGGATCGTGGTCGCCATCGCGCACGTGCGGGGCGGCGAGGAGCTGGGCCGGCGCTGGTACGAGGACGGCAAGCTCCTGAGCAAGCGGAACACCTTCACCGACTTCGTGGCCGCGGCCGAGCACCTGATCGCGGAGGGCTACACCTCGTCCGAGCGGCTCGCGATCAACGGCGGCAGCGCGGGCGGCCTCCTGATGGGTGCGGTGACCAATCTGCGCCCAGACCTCTTCCGGGCGGTGGTGGCCGAGGTGCCGTTCGTCGACGTGATCAACACGATGCTCGACCCCTCGCTGCCGCTCACCGTGATCGAGTACGAGGAGTGGGGCAACCCGAGCGACCCGGCCTACTACGCGTACATGCGGTCGTATTCGCCCTACGACAACGTGCGCGCGGGCGGGTATCCCCACATGCTGGTGACCGGCGGGCTCAACGATCCGCGGGTGGCCTACTGGGAGCCGGCCAAGTGGACGGCGCGGCTCAGGGCCCGCAAGACGAACGACACGAAGCTGCTGCTCAAGACCAACATGGGCGCGGGCCACGCCGGCGCCTCGGGGCGCTATAACTTTCTGCGCGAAGTCGCCTTCAAGTACGCGTTTCTGCTGGACGCGCTCGGCCTCGACCTGGCGTAG
- a CDS encoding TIGR00730 family Rossman fold protein: protein MSDDRPFRRVCVFAGSSDGTRPEYAAAARGLGEVLASEGLELVYGGASVGLMGQLASAVLERGGHVFGVTVSSLRDKEPPNTDIPDLIVVASMHQRKSQMADMSDAFIALPGGLGALEQFFEIVTWEQLGLHTKPCGLLNVAGYFDQLEGFLDHAVREGFIAEQHRMMILADDDPTRLVERLRTYRPEEAAQWIGRTNR from the coding sequence ATGAGCGACGATCGACCGTTCCGCCGAGTATGCGTCTTCGCCGGGTCCAGCGATGGCACCCGGCCGGAGTACGCCGCTGCGGCGCGGGGCCTCGGCGAAGTGCTGGCATCGGAGGGGCTCGAGCTCGTCTACGGCGGCGCGAGTGTGGGGCTCATGGGGCAGCTTGCGTCGGCGGTGCTGGAGCGAGGGGGGCACGTATTCGGCGTGACGGTGTCTTCGCTCCGCGACAAGGAGCCGCCCAACACCGATATCCCCGACCTCATCGTGGTCGCCTCGATGCACCAGCGCAAATCGCAGATGGCGGACATGTCCGACGCGTTCATCGCGCTCCCGGGCGGGCTCGGCGCGCTGGAGCAGTTCTTCGAGATCGTCACCTGGGAGCAGCTCGGCCTGCACACCAAGCCGTGCGGGCTGTTGAACGTCGCCGGCTACTTCGACCAGCTCGAGGGATTTCTCGACCACGCGGTGCGCGAGGGATTCATCGCCGAGCAGCACCGGATGATGATCCTGGCGGACGACGACCCGACGCGGCTGGTGGAGCGGCTCCGTACCTATCGGCCGGAGGAGGCGGCGCAGTGGATCGGCCGCACCAACCGCTGA